One part of the Aurantibacillus circumpalustris genome encodes these proteins:
- a CDS encoding PepSY-like domain-containing protein, whose amino-acid sequence MKKSIVLVLALFVIAFTTKAQDVKEADVPENVKAAFSKKFPKAQAKWEKEGLNYEAEFDMDKVESSVIFDKDGKFIELEQEMQTSDLPKSIIDYCSGRYSTHKIAEASKITLANGSVRFETELRKGREHIDLLFDSTGNFISRGNVEVDNADND is encoded by the coding sequence ATGAAAAAGTCAATTGTATTGGTGCTTGCATTATTCGTAATAGCGTTTACTACGAAAGCGCAAGATGTAAAAGAAGCAGATGTTCCTGAAAATGTAAAGGCAGCTTTTTCAAAAAAGTTTCCAAAAGCACAAGCAAAATGGGAAAAAGAAGGTCTGAATTATGAAGCTGAATTTGACATGGATAAAGTAGAATCTTCAGTCATATTCGATAAGGATGGAAAATTTATTGAATTAGAACAGGAAATGCAAACCTCAGATTTACCAAAGTCAATTATTGATTATTGTTCAGGCAGGTATTCTACTCACAAAATAGCTGAAGCTTCAAAAATAACACTTGCAAATGGCAGTGTGCGTTTCGAAACAGAACTAAGAAAAGGCAGAGAGCATATTGACCTTTTATTTGATTCTACAGGTAATTTTATAAGTAGGGGAAATGTGGAGGTAGATAATGCCGATAACGACTAA